From Butyricimonas paravirosa, one genomic window encodes:
- the pssA gene encoding CDP-diacylglycerol--serine O-phosphatidyltransferase: MKKHIPNLITCMNVTSGTVAIYAAFHGHLYLAAWLVILAMVFDFFDGFAARLLHVKSEMGKELDSLADMVSFGVMPSVMAFFLIRDLGYSGGELFAVNSWQGALMYVPFLVPAFSAYRLAKFNLDVRQTHSFIGLPTPSNALFWVMLVFTRYHQEEFFMAMWGKPWLLALFALVLAILLISEIPMFSLKLTSFSWNGNALLYCFLGAVIIGFAVWGVKALSCMIPVYILISCYDFKKKWNWRFWGILVVLFLLLKWAALLIVFPAYLIVLIVKLTTRADQ, translated from the coding sequence ATGAAGAAACATATACCTAATCTGATTACCTGTATGAACGTTACGTCCGGCACGGTGGCTATTTATGCTGCTTTTCACGGGCATCTGTACCTTGCTGCCTGGCTCGTGATTCTGGCGATGGTATTTGATTTCTTTGACGGTTTTGCCGCTCGCTTGCTGCACGTGAAATCGGAAATGGGCAAGGAACTGGATTCCTTGGCCGACATGGTTAGTTTCGGGGTGATGCCTTCCGTGATGGCTTTTTTTCTGATTCGTGATTTGGGATATAGTGGTGGGGAGTTGTTCGCGGTAAATTCTTGGCAGGGGGCGCTTATGTACGTGCCGTTTCTGGTTCCGGCTTTCTCGGCTTATCGCTTGGCTAAGTTCAATCTGGATGTGCGACAAACTCATTCGTTTATTGGTTTGCCTACCCCGTCGAACGCTTTGTTTTGGGTGATGTTGGTATTTACCCGTTATCATCAGGAAGAGTTTTTCATGGCGATGTGGGGTAAACCGTGGTTGTTGGCTCTTTTTGCCTTGGTGCTGGCCATTTTGCTGATCAGTGAAATCCCGATGTTCTCGTTGAAGTTAACCAGCTTTTCGTGGAACGGGAATGCTCTTTTATATTGTTTCTTGGGGGCAGTGATCATCGGTTTTGCTGTTTGGGGTGTGAAAGCGTTATCTTGTATGATCCCCGTTTATATCTTGATTTCTTGTTATGATTTCAAGAAAAAATGGAACTGGAGGTTCTGGGGAATACTTGTGGTACTCTTCTTGTTATTGAAGTGGGCAGCGTTGTTAATCGTTTTCCCGGCTTATTTGATTGTACTTATCGTGAAACTGACAACCCGGGCAGATCAATAA
- a CDS encoding glycosyltransferase family 9 protein — protein sequence MAKFLIIRFSSIGDIIQCMNAVNGIKNHFPDAEIHWIARKDMGSFLNMDKRIDRVWGYDKKTGFKGLLQMAHQLKAEKFDYIYDAHSNIRSNILKAVLLPPFYHLFPRGPHYTLRHKDRWKRFLLFKLRINKFDKPFRGIVSYQKPLATWGITNFESDYSDWNFPVEYEERFHRTFTPKTITLVPSANWEMKRWPVSNWQQVIQLMPDYRFIILAGPTDTFCETIKAIAPERVNNLAGKTSLLESCYLVKQSNLVISGDTGFLHAADLFHTKAIALMGPTAFGYPTGKQVEVIEVDLPCRPCTKDGHGKCKQSIWQKCIVDILPKQVVNTALRILNLMD from the coding sequence ATGGCTAAATTTCTCATTATCAGGTTCAGCTCCATCGGAGACATCATCCAATGCATGAATGCCGTGAACGGCATCAAGAACCATTTCCCCGATGCTGAAATTCACTGGATTGCCCGGAAAGACATGGGGTCTTTTCTTAACATGGACAAACGCATCGACCGGGTATGGGGATACGATAAGAAAACGGGATTCAAAGGTTTACTACAAATGGCCCATCAACTGAAAGCCGAGAAATTTGATTATATCTACGACGCTCACAGCAACATTCGCTCCAACATCTTGAAAGCCGTGTTACTCCCGCCCTTTTACCATCTTTTTCCAAGAGGGCCGCATTATACGCTACGCCACAAGGATCGCTGGAAACGATTCTTGCTTTTTAAACTACGGATAAACAAATTCGACAAACCGTTCCGAGGCATCGTTTCTTACCAGAAACCACTAGCCACGTGGGGAATTACGAATTTTGAATCCGATTACAGTGATTGGAATTTTCCGGTAGAATACGAGGAACGTTTTCACCGTACGTTTACCCCGAAGACCATCACGCTCGTCCCTTCCGCCAACTGGGAAATGAAACGTTGGCCGGTCAGTAACTGGCAGCAAGTGATCCAACTTATGCCCGACTACCGTTTCATCATTCTGGCTGGCCCGACCGACACGTTCTGCGAAACCATCAAGGCCATCGCACCCGAAAGAGTCAACAACCTGGCAGGAAAAACCAGTCTATTGGAATCCTGTTACCTCGTGAAACAATCCAACCTCGTGATCAGCGGGGATACCGGATTTCTTCACGCCGCGGACTTGTTCCACACGAAAGCCATCGCCTTGATGGGCCCGACGGCCTTCGGCTACCCCACGGGCAAACAAGTCGAAGTCATCGAAGTCGATCTTCCCTGCCGTCCCTGTACCAAAGACGGGCATGGCAAATGCAAACAATCCATCTGGCAAAAATGTATAGTCGACATTCTCCCAAAACAAGTAGTCAACACAGCCCTAAGAATTTTAAATCTTATGGATTAA
- a CDS encoding sensor histidine kinase — protein sequence MNKARVKSMKKFWLVLSLAIFCLVVGSLWEYSLNDWSVDKKLFLFQERLKFEEKRLDDQLRKLDHEAERQKPEWKGKQSVLVGFKEGKLVYWSNERVGSPHLYEILSAGNDFVKINNLYFDVRKHAVGDTVYYALLFIKEDYPYSSNYVKSHFNPSLGENLDDASKVVIRETWEKGGQLVYNRDGRPLFKIESQVEHGDVVPTYFLLIPYIMFLLLLFYAYEISLDRARSFRMQLFHVFGFFFFIVLLRSLMVDYKVPQVLYSLPIFTTSQIGGRFIVSVGDLFVTMFCLAHYFFITFNKLKIKYDEPRLVRYKYIFLVGFVIGVFFYTNLLHFSINTLIESTQVSLNIARLINVDFSSIVAFITLIIAGMGFIVLINSSVRYFQNLFSISQAFFGVTGVLVFCAALCYFFNFSLSPLECLFPLSLYLLFILGVYLMKQDAQKSIFMIALVVVCIYIIFLAKSSEIHREQGVRASFANEIIKERDPIFEHKLLEVNDEIKQSQKVDSLVKVGDTDLLSAYISSELLDMTGFYYTCKAMICDPRDTILLTPTYEKYGCDEYYDKLIDSLGTRVGYTSFFYIKDFDGVVEYLGRFSFSTPRGGSCVYIRFESKNRHEGIGYAQILSREIGAEKEARYPYSYAKYKDGILVDSKGDFSYPRSLERFGKIEHARIMNMDGFSHMVIPVENDGVCIVSLGDDVFALYYLNLLYAIFVSAILTSYGMFFRFDGGWGSFRQTSLTLRIKRNIITLIGALFLIMTIMSIIVNAESFERRHSSKVIELSRYITDELEHNDCVDAAKCPQILKKLKDMSEVLWVDINIYNWEGVLVATSRPVIFEKGFDGTLLNPKAFEQIVKKEQINFVQDERIVELTYMAVYMPLVLESGERYVLSIPYFTRGEELNKDILLIVIIAVNIAMIVMVLAFILSSIVAERITKPLQVVNEKLRQMRVGGKNEKIVYHERDEIGMLVKEYNEMVDKLEANVKKLAKSERESAWREMARQIAHEIKNPLTPMKLNLQFMQRTLQKGDMEEVRQRFKDISAVLIEQIDHMASIASAFSDFAKLQEANNEWFDLSELVNGCAKLFHENVDAMECDIEPNVSVYGDRDQVNRVIVNLLKNAEQSIPEGREGHVLVRLKTVLGKIILLVKDNGCGIPESIRDRISEPNFTTKSGGTGLGLAMSYKIIEAMGGSITFESVENEGTTFYVVLKQDN from the coding sequence ATGAATAAAGCGAGGGTGAAAAGCATGAAGAAATTTTGGCTTGTACTGTCACTTGCCATATTTTGTTTGGTCGTGGGCTCTTTGTGGGAGTATTCTCTGAACGATTGGTCCGTGGATAAGAAATTATTTCTTTTTCAGGAGCGGTTGAAATTTGAGGAGAAACGACTTGACGATCAGTTGCGGAAACTGGATCATGAGGCAGAGCGGCAAAAGCCGGAATGGAAAGGTAAACAGTCTGTGCTGGTTGGTTTTAAGGAGGGAAAGTTGGTTTACTGGAGTAACGAGAGAGTCGGTTCGCCCCACTTGTACGAGATATTGTCAGCGGGAAATGACTTCGTGAAGATTAATAATCTTTATTTTGATGTTCGCAAACATGCCGTCGGGGACACGGTTTATTACGCACTCCTGTTTATAAAAGAGGATTACCCGTATTCGAGTAATTACGTGAAAAGTCATTTTAACCCGTCGTTAGGGGAAAATCTGGATGATGCGAGTAAGGTGGTTATCCGGGAGACGTGGGAAAAAGGAGGGCAACTCGTGTACAACCGGGATGGAAGGCCGTTGTTCAAGATTGAGAGTCAGGTGGAGCATGGGGATGTTGTGCCCACTTATTTCCTGTTGATTCCTTATATCATGTTCCTTCTCCTGCTGTTCTATGCTTACGAAATATCCTTGGATCGGGCCCGGTCGTTCCGGATGCAATTGTTTCACGTGTTCGGATTCTTCTTTTTCATCGTGCTGTTGCGTTCCTTGATGGTAGATTACAAGGTCCCGCAAGTGCTTTATTCTCTGCCTATTTTTACTACCAGTCAAATCGGGGGACGGTTTATCGTGTCGGTGGGAGATTTATTTGTCACAATGTTCTGTCTGGCACATTATTTCTTTATTACCTTTAACAAACTGAAAATTAAGTATGACGAGCCTCGTTTGGTGCGTTATAAATATATATTCCTCGTGGGATTCGTGATAGGCGTGTTCTTCTACACGAATTTGCTACATTTTTCGATTAACACGCTGATCGAGAGTACGCAGGTTAGTTTGAATATTGCCCGTCTTATTAATGTTGATTTCTCGTCGATCGTGGCTTTTATCACGTTGATTATTGCCGGGATGGGATTTATCGTGTTGATCAACAGTTCTGTGCGTTATTTCCAGAATTTGTTCTCTATCAGTCAGGCGTTTTTCGGAGTAACTGGAGTGCTTGTTTTTTGTGCGGCTCTTTGTTATTTCTTTAATTTTTCGTTGTCCCCGTTGGAGTGTCTTTTCCCGTTATCGCTTTATTTGTTGTTTATTCTGGGGGTGTACCTAATGAAACAGGATGCCCAAAAGAGTATTTTCATGATTGCACTTGTGGTGGTCTGTATTTACATCATTTTTCTGGCAAAGAGTAGCGAGATTCACCGTGAACAAGGGGTGAGGGCAAGTTTCGCAAACGAGATTATCAAGGAGAGAGACCCGATTTTTGAGCATAAGCTATTGGAAGTCAATGATGAAATAAAACAAAGTCAAAAAGTAGATTCACTGGTAAAAGTGGGGGATACGGATTTGTTGTCTGCTTATATTTCAAGCGAGCTGCTGGATATGACGGGATTTTATTATACTTGCAAGGCGATGATATGTGATCCTCGGGACACGATATTATTGACTCCTACTTACGAGAAGTATGGTTGTGACGAGTATTATGACAAGTTGATTGATAGTTTGGGTACTCGTGTCGGTTACACGTCATTTTTCTATATAAAAGATTTTGACGGGGTGGTTGAGTACCTCGGGCGTTTTTCTTTCTCAACTCCTCGGGGTGGTAGTTGCGTGTATATTCGTTTCGAGTCGAAAAACAGGCATGAAGGGATCGGGTATGCTCAGATTCTATCTAGGGAGATTGGAGCCGAGAAGGAGGCTCGTTATCCTTATTCTTACGCGAAGTACAAGGATGGGATACTGGTGGATTCCAAAGGGGATTTTAGTTATCCCCGTTCTCTGGAACGTTTCGGAAAGATCGAACATGCCCGGATTATGAATATGGATGGGTTCTCGCACATGGTGATTCCCGTGGAGAATGATGGGGTATGTATCGTGAGTTTGGGGGATGATGTGTTTGCACTTTACTACTTGAATTTGTTGTACGCCATTTTTGTCAGCGCTATCCTGACTTCTTACGGGATGTTCTTCCGATTTGACGGGGGATGGGGAAGTTTCCGACAGACAAGCCTCACGTTGAGGATCAAAAGAAATATCATCACGTTGATTGGTGCATTATTCCTGATCATGACGATTATGAGTATTATCGTGAATGCCGAGAGTTTTGAACGTCGGCATAGTTCGAAGGTGATCGAGTTGTCGCGGTATATAACGGATGAACTGGAACATAATGATTGCGTGGATGCCGCGAAGTGTCCCCAGATATTGAAGAAATTGAAAGATATGTCCGAGGTGCTTTGGGTAGATATTAATATCTATAACTGGGAAGGGGTTCTCGTGGCAACTTCCCGGCCAGTGATATTCGAGAAGGGGTTTGATGGGACGTTGTTGAATCCGAAGGCCTTTGAGCAGATCGTTAAGAAAGAGCAGATTAATTTTGTTCAGGATGAACGAATCGTGGAATTGACATACATGGCCGTGTATATGCCATTGGTGTTGGAGAGCGGGGAGAGGTACGTGTTGAGTATCCCGTATTTTACCCGTGGGGAGGAACTGAACAAGGATATTTTGCTGATCGTGATTATAGCGGTAAATATTGCCATGATCGTGATGGTGCTTGCCTTTATTCTGTCGAGTATCGTGGCCGAGCGGATCACGAAACCGCTACAAGTGGTGAATGAAAAATTGCGTCAGATGAGGGTGGGGGGAAAGAACGAGAAGATTGTGTACCACGAGCGGGATGAAATCGGTATGCTGGTGAAGGAGTATAACGAGATGGTTGATAAACTGGAGGCGAACGTGAAGAAGTTAGCGAAGTCGGAACGGGAGAGTGCTTGGCGGGAAATGGCCCGGCAGATTGCTCACGAGATCAAAAACCCGTTGACCCCGATGAAGTTGAATTTGCAGTTCATGCAGCGCACGTTGCAGAAGGGGGATATGGAGGAAGTGCGCCAGCGGTTTAAGGATATTTCGGCCGTGTTGATCGAACAGATTGATCATATGGCATCGATTGCCTCGGCTTTCTCTGATTTTGCCAAGTTACAGGAGGCGAATAACGAGTGGTTCGACCTGAGTGAATTGGTAAACGGCTGTGCAAAGTTGTTCCATGAGAACGTGGATGCCATGGAATGCGATATAGAGCCGAATGTTTCCGTGTATGGTGATCGGGATCAGGTGAACCGGGTAATCGTGAATTTGTTGAAGAATGCGGAACAGAGTATCCCGGAAGGACGGGAAGGGCACGTGTTGGTGCGACTGAAAACGGTGTTAGGCAAGATCATATTGCTTGTTAAAGATAACGGTTGCGGGATACCGGAAAGTATCCGGGATCGAATTTCCGAGCCTAATTTTACGACAAAGTCCGGGGGAACGGGACTAGGCTTAGCGATGTCCTACAAGATTATAGAGGCGATGGGTGGCTCGATCACTTTTGAAAGCGTGGAGAATGAAGGTACGACGTTTTATGTGGTACTGAAACAAGACAATTGA
- the rlmH gene encoding 23S rRNA (pseudouridine(1915)-N(3))-methyltransferase RlmH has translation MKVCLLVIGKTDAEFVRAGIAEYEKRLKYYIPYEMKVIPDVRNTKNMSEIQQKEREGELLLGQLEAADYVILLDEKGNEYTSKAFADFLAQKMLTSMKRLVFIIGGPYGFSEEVYKRASMKISLSKMTFSHQMVRMIFTEQLYRAMTILKGEPYHHE, from the coding sequence GTGAAAGTTTGTTTGTTAGTGATAGGAAAGACAGATGCGGAGTTTGTACGGGCGGGGATTGCCGAGTACGAGAAACGTTTGAAATATTATATCCCTTACGAGATGAAGGTGATCCCGGATGTGCGGAACACGAAAAACATGAGCGAGATACAGCAAAAAGAACGAGAAGGAGAATTGTTGTTGGGGCAGTTGGAGGCGGCGGATTATGTGATTTTGTTGGATGAGAAGGGAAACGAGTACACTTCAAAGGCTTTCGCGGACTTTTTGGCACAGAAGATGCTGACAAGTATGAAGCGACTTGTATTTATCATCGGGGGACCTTACGGTTTTTCGGAAGAAGTATATAAACGTGCAAGCATGAAAATATCACTATCCAAGATGACCTTTTCTCACCAGATGGTGAGGATGATCTTCACGGAACAATTATATAGGGCTATGACTATATTGAAAGGAGAACCTTATCATCATGAATAA
- a CDS encoding IS256 family transposase, which produces MEFTHEQISEIISEITNGELGLQGLVKQGLESLMLSERDLHNETRGDVSNGFRGRRVCHGGKVFELRVPRSRNNHFYPMLLGVLKDQEEEAQKLVSSLYCSGLTTEQVGKIYEQFYGKHYSKSQVSRLLNTAREDVNAWLGRELDNRYPIIYIDATYVLTRRDDSVSNEAYYTVLGVKEDRTREVLAVVNFPTESATNWKDVFEDLKERGVAVIDLLVCDGLPGIENVLAETFPKADLQLCTVHLKRNIAGKVKPRDKKQVMEELKQVCAPDQWEISPEKAFEKFKEFIARWQKSYPVLKRYCHDRYRFYFTYFKYEREIRGMIYTTNWIERLNRDYKRVINMRGAMPNPQAVILLMGTVAQNADIYKYPIYNFLESRLFY; this is translated from the coding sequence ATGGAATTTACACATGAACAAATCTCGGAAATAATTTCCGAAATCACAAACGGTGAACTAGGTTTACAAGGCTTGGTTAAACAAGGTTTAGAGAGTTTAATGTTATCGGAACGTGATCTTCATAACGAGACACGTGGTGACGTGAGTAACGGTTTTCGTGGTCGTCGAGTATGTCATGGCGGTAAGGTCTTCGAACTTCGGGTCCCGCGTAGTCGTAACAACCATTTTTACCCGATGTTACTGGGGGTGCTAAAAGACCAGGAAGAAGAGGCTCAAAAGCTAGTGAGTAGCCTTTATTGCAGCGGTTTAACCACGGAACAGGTGGGTAAAATTTACGAGCAATTTTACGGCAAACATTACAGTAAAAGCCAGGTTAGCCGCTTGTTGAACACGGCCCGCGAGGATGTAAATGCCTGGCTAGGTCGTGAACTGGATAATCGTTACCCGATAATTTACATCGATGCCACCTATGTCCTCACCCGTCGTGATGATTCCGTTTCCAACGAGGCTTACTACACGGTTTTGGGGGTGAAAGAAGACCGAACCCGCGAGGTGCTGGCCGTGGTGAATTTCCCCACGGAAAGTGCCACGAACTGGAAGGACGTGTTTGAAGACCTCAAGGAAAGAGGCGTGGCCGTGATTGATCTCCTGGTGTGTGATGGATTGCCCGGTATTGAAAACGTGCTGGCAGAAACCTTTCCAAAAGCAGATTTACAATTATGTACCGTGCACCTGAAGAGGAATATAGCTGGGAAAGTCAAGCCCAGGGACAAGAAACAGGTCATGGAAGAACTCAAGCAGGTTTGCGCTCCCGACCAGTGGGAGATCTCCCCGGAAAAGGCTTTCGAAAAATTTAAAGAGTTTATTGCCAGGTGGCAGAAAAGTTATCCCGTTTTGAAAAGATATTGCCACGACAGGTACAGGTTCTATTTCACCTACTTCAAGTACGAGAGGGAAATCAGGGGGATGATTTACACCACAAACTGGATCGAAAGGCTGAACAGGGATTACAAGAGGGTCATCAACATGAGGGGCGCCATGCCAAACCCCCAAGCCGTTATTCTCCTAATGGGAACGGTAGCCCAAAATGCAGATATTTATAAATATCCTATTTATAATTTTTTAGAATCAAGATTATTTTATTGA
- a CDS encoding peroxiredoxin family protein — MRLIIFLFLVFFCFSACSVKQDALRVAGLYDKGTQLDVYLVARDGVNKDTLSKGEVLDGFFSLSAKMGSKHPVSVEICQKKTGRNMGSLELPRGEGSYLVYLNQDSRLNWQQEGDLLYEDMDSYYQNHLRLDTISRNLRNASAKTNKQTHDSLAKELVKEIESYMANEQNLMKRNVASYVSAMVLQGKLNYFISGGHVKHFSLQRSMDRDKYSLQEWEWLMSYYRYMLNDSLKNWLKERYFFVRLGKMSADMQVMQVNRMMDIGHLAPNFSMTDLNGNVFKMHDIKAKVKFLDFWSSWCGKCRADMSEVMQYYNEFRDQGFEVLAVSVDYIEKSWKEAIKMDKLDFKYHGLFNRSLLSYLYGVAALPATYLLDEHNNIIGKNLHGQELREAIRENLK, encoded by the coding sequence ATGAGATTAATTATTTTTTTATTCTTAGTATTTTTTTGTTTCAGTGCTTGTTCAGTGAAGCAAGATGCTCTTCGGGTGGCAGGTCTATATGATAAGGGTACTCAATTGGATGTCTATCTTGTAGCACGAGATGGTGTAAATAAAGATACTTTGAGTAAAGGGGAGGTTTTGGATGGATTTTTTTCTCTTTCAGCAAAAATGGGTTCGAAACATCCTGTTTCTGTGGAGATATGTCAAAAAAAAACAGGACGTAATATGGGAAGTCTAGAACTTCCAAGGGGAGAAGGAAGTTATTTAGTATACTTAAATCAGGATTCCCGATTGAACTGGCAACAAGAAGGAGATTTGTTATACGAGGATATGGATTCCTATTATCAGAATCATTTACGGTTGGATACTATTTCTCGAAATTTACGGAATGCTAGTGCTAAAACTAATAAGCAAACACATGATTCATTGGCAAAGGAACTTGTAAAGGAGATAGAAAGTTATATGGCTAATGAGCAGAATCTGATGAAGCGTAATGTGGCATCCTATGTTTCTGCAATGGTATTACAGGGGAAATTAAATTATTTTATATCAGGGGGGCACGTGAAACACTTTAGTTTGCAACGAAGTATGGATCGGGATAAATATTCCCTTCAAGAGTGGGAATGGTTGATGAGTTATTATAGATATATGCTTAATGATTCGCTAAAAAATTGGTTAAAAGAGAGGTATTTTTTTGTCCGTTTGGGAAAGATGAGTGCGGATATGCAAGTGATGCAGGTAAATCGCATGATGGATATTGGACATTTGGCACCTAATTTTTCAATGACTGATTTGAATGGCAATGTGTTTAAGATGCATGATATAAAAGCGAAGGTGAAATTTCTTGATTTCTGGTCATCTTGGTGTGGAAAATGTCGGGCGGATATGTCTGAAGTGATGCAATATTATAACGAGTTTCGAGATCAGGGATTTGAAGTGCTTGCTGTTTCTGTTGATTATATAGAAAAAAGTTGGAAGGAGGCAATTAAAATGGATAAATTGGATTTTAAATATCATGGGCTTTTTAATCGTAGCCTGCTAAGTTATCTTTATGGGGTGGCAGCTCTTCCGGCGACTTATTTGTTAGATGAACATAACAATATTATTGGAAAAAATCTTCATGGACAAGAATTACGGGAAGCAATTCGTGAAAATTTGAAATGA
- a CDS encoding metallopeptidase TldD-related protein, producing the protein MKAYIWSLLVLLLMGSINVWAQGDDDAVIFKAMEDEMNRGMKELKQADSKPICCIGVNAVYGRTFMVRGILGGIIQSDIIPVSYGSVNVLAGDYNFTSQIKYPNELERHQLFSLPVVPDYEQIRRGIWGAMDATYKNAQKQIYRKQAYFDNIIIPEEEKKIIPFPKIEPVSRIVEPRDEYSIDQAYWENYIKELSGIFKNYKDVIFSSIYVMGKDLEIYQMNTEGIKVKQPVRFVYLFCNASIRDAEGVSSNYQLTESAICPQDMPSLDEMKKKVTDMAETLVKMKNAPKFEGDYTGPVLYLDDACQTFLLGGDLFGVSSRYVAARKTEDPGLYSQYKPTLENKIGQSVTHTALTVKNYSSMYDYKGFKLMGAYEVDAEGIIPEKEMTLIEKGVLKQPLSSRTRSVYTEKSTGSMRWTGNGSSIVCPGTLHVSADKGYSQEELKKMLIKEAKKQKLNCAYIVRGNSGAYFEEIYRVNLKTGEETLVFAAQTPRESWGWMGSAMAFSEEEGIVNIPAFELPVSLIYPNGVLFKKAKISEIKEKEKPMILTRPLDR; encoded by the coding sequence ATGAAAGCATATATTTGGAGTTTATTGGTACTGCTGTTGATGGGCAGTATAAATGTGTGGGCACAAGGAGATGATGATGCGGTTATCTTCAAGGCTATGGAAGATGAGATGAATCGTGGAATGAAGGAGTTGAAACAGGCGGATAGTAAGCCTATCTGTTGTATAGGAGTAAATGCGGTATATGGTCGCACTTTTATGGTACGTGGTATTTTAGGGGGAATTATTCAATCGGATATAATTCCAGTGTCTTACGGTTCCGTGAATGTATTAGCCGGGGATTATAACTTTACCAGTCAGATCAAGTACCCGAATGAGTTGGAACGGCATCAACTATTCAGCTTGCCTGTTGTTCCAGATTATGAACAGATTCGCCGTGGGATCTGGGGAGCAATGGATGCAACATATAAAAATGCGCAAAAGCAAATTTACCGTAAGCAGGCATATTTTGATAATATCATTATACCGGAGGAAGAGAAAAAGATTATACCGTTCCCGAAGATTGAACCTGTTAGCCGTATTGTAGAACCTCGTGATGAGTATAGTATAGATCAGGCTTATTGGGAAAACTATATCAAGGAGTTGAGTGGTATATTTAAAAATTATAAAGATGTGATATTTTCTTCTATTTATGTCATGGGGAAGGATTTGGAGATTTACCAAATGAATACGGAGGGGATAAAGGTAAAACAACCCGTGAGGTTTGTCTATCTTTTTTGTAATGCTTCAATACGTGATGCCGAGGGGGTGTCAAGTAATTATCAGTTGACAGAATCTGCTATTTGTCCTCAAGATATGCCTTCATTGGATGAGATGAAGAAAAAAGTAACCGATATGGCGGAGACTTTGGTGAAAATGAAGAATGCACCGAAATTTGAAGGTGATTATACAGGGCCGGTATTATATTTGGATGATGCTTGTCAAACTTTTCTACTGGGAGGGGATTTATTTGGGGTATCTTCTCGTTATGTGGCAGCAAGAAAAACGGAAGATCCTGGTTTGTACTCGCAATACAAGCCGACGTTGGAAAATAAAATCGGTCAGTCTGTGACTCATACGGCATTAACGGTGAAAAACTATTCGTCCATGTATGATTATAAAGGTTTTAAACTTATGGGAGCTTACGAGGTTGATGCCGAAGGTATTATACCCGAAAAGGAAATGACTTTGATAGAGAAAGGGGTTTTAAAACAACCGTTGAGTAGTCGGACGCGTTCTGTTTATACAGAGAAATCGACGGGAAGTATGCGTTGGACCGGTAATGGTAGTTCAATCGTTTGCCCGGGAACATTACATGTGAGTGCAGATAAAGGATATTCTCAAGAGGAATTGAAAAAAATGTTGATTAAAGAAGCTAAAAAACAAAAGTTAAATTGTGCTTATATTGTAAGAGGAAATTCTGGAGCCTATTTTGAAGAGATTTATCGTGTGAATTTGAAAACAGGGGAGGAAACGTTGGTTTTTGCCGCCCAAACACCCCGGGAGAGCTGGGGATGGATGGGAAGTGCTATGGCTTTTTCTGAAGAGGAAGGTATAGTCAACATTCCGGCATTTGAATTACCTGTTTCTCTGATTTATCCCAATGGCGTTCTTTTTAAGAAAGCGAAAATTAGCGAGATAAAAGAAAAAGAGAAACCAATGATATTGACGCGTCCGCTGGATCGGTGA